One region of Pseudomonas sp. ABC1 genomic DNA includes:
- the rpsS gene encoding 30S ribosomal protein S19, whose product MPRSLKKGPFIDLHLLKKVEVAVEKGDRKPVKTWSRRSMILPQMVGLTIAVHNGRQHVPVLVNEDMVGHKLGEFAATRTYRGHVADKKGKR is encoded by the coding sequence GTGCCGCGTTCTCTGAAAAAAGGTCCTTTTATCGATCTTCACCTATTGAAGAAGGTCGAAGTGGCGGTGGAGAAGGGCGATCGCAAGCCGGTTAAAACCTGGTCTCGCCGTTCAATGATTCTGCCGCAAATGGTCGGTTTGACCATCGCTGTTCACAATGGTCGTCAACATGTCCCGGTTCTCGTGAACGAAGACATGGTCGGTCACAAGCTCGGCGAGTTCGCTGCTACCCGCACCTATCGCGGGCACGTAGCGGACAAGAAAGGCAAGCGCTAA